From Passer domesticus isolate bPasDom1 chromosome 5, bPasDom1.hap1, whole genome shotgun sequence, the proteins below share one genomic window:
- the ASB13 gene encoding ankyrin repeat and SOCS box protein 13 isoform X2 — MEGPGESGSVRGELALWAARTPLHEAARRGEARQLRRLIESGACVNALTFDSITPLHEASLRGQAQCVQLLLDAGAQVDARNIDGSTPLCDACASGSVECARLLLARGASVNPPLFTASPLHEACMNGANVNAAKLHETALHHAAKVRNVDLVELLVEFGGNIYARDNRGKKPSDYTWSSSPTAKCFEFYEKTPLSLLQLCRVSVRRAAGRRGLRQLPKLQLPPRLIQYLSYD, encoded by the exons atggagGGCCCCGGCGAGAGCGGCTCCGTGCGCGGAGAGCTCG CGCTGTGGGCGGCCCGCACGCCGCTGCACGAGGCCGCGCGGCGCGGCGAGGCGCGGCAGCTGCGGCGCCTGATCGAGAGCGGCGCGTGCGTCAACGCGCTCACCTTCGACTCCATCACGCCCCTGCACGAGGCCAGCCTGCGCGGGCAGGCCCAGTgcgtgcagctgctgctggacgCGGGCGCGCAG GTGGACGCGCGGAACATCGACGGCAGCACGCCGCTGTGCGACGCCTGCGCCTCGGGCAGCGTGGAGTGCGCGCGGCTGCTGCTCGCGCGCGGCGCCAGCGTCAACCCGCCGCTCTTCACCGCCTCGCCCCTGCACGAGGCCTGCATGAACG GAGCCAACGTGAACGCGGCCAAGCTGCACGAGACGGCGCTGCACCACGCGGCCAAGGTGAGGAACGTGGacctggtggagctgctggtggagtTTGGGGGCAACATCTACGCCCGGGACAACCGGGGCAAGAAACCCTCGGACTacacctggagcagcagccccacggCCAAGTGCTTCGAGTTCTACGAGA AGACGCCGCTGagcctgctgcagctgtgccgCGTGAGCGTGCGGAGGGCGGCCGGGCGCCGGGGGCTGCGCCAGCTGCCCAAGCTGCAGCTCCCGCCGCGCCTCATCCAGTACCTGTCCTACGACTGA
- the ASB13 gene encoding ankyrin repeat and SOCS box protein 13 isoform X1, with the protein MEGPGESGSVRGELALWAARTPLHEAARRGEARQLRRLIESGACVNALTFDSITPLHEASLRGQAQCVQLLLDAGAQVDARNIDGSTPLCDACASGSVECARLLLARGASVNPPLFTASPLHEACMNGSPECVRLLIELGANLEAHDCHFGTPLHVACARQHLDCAKLLLQAGANVNAAKLHETALHHAAKVRNVDLVELLVEFGGNIYARDNRGKKPSDYTWSSSPTAKCFEFYEKTPLSLLQLCRVSVRRAAGRRGLRQLPKLQLPPRLIQYLSYD; encoded by the exons atggagGGCCCCGGCGAGAGCGGCTCCGTGCGCGGAGAGCTCG CGCTGTGGGCGGCCCGCACGCCGCTGCACGAGGCCGCGCGGCGCGGCGAGGCGCGGCAGCTGCGGCGCCTGATCGAGAGCGGCGCGTGCGTCAACGCGCTCACCTTCGACTCCATCACGCCCCTGCACGAGGCCAGCCTGCGCGGGCAGGCCCAGTgcgtgcagctgctgctggacgCGGGCGCGCAG GTGGACGCGCGGAACATCGACGGCAGCACGCCGCTGTGCGACGCCTGCGCCTCGGGCAGCGTGGAGTGCGCGCGGCTGCTGCTCGCGCGCGGCGCCAGCGTCAACCCGCCGCTCTTCACCGCCTCGCCCCTGCACGAGGCCTGCATGAACG GCAGCCCCGAGTGCGTGCGGCTGCTGATCGAGCTGGGTGCCAACCTGGAGGCGCACGACTGCCACTTCGGCACGCCGCTGCACGTGGCCTGCGCGCGCCAGCACCTGGACTGcgccaagctgctgctgcaggcgg GAGCCAACGTGAACGCGGCCAAGCTGCACGAGACGGCGCTGCACCACGCGGCCAAGGTGAGGAACGTGGacctggtggagctgctggtggagtTTGGGGGCAACATCTACGCCCGGGACAACCGGGGCAAGAAACCCTCGGACTacacctggagcagcagccccacggCCAAGTGCTTCGAGTTCTACGAGA AGACGCCGCTGagcctgctgcagctgtgccgCGTGAGCGTGCGGAGGGCGGCCGGGCGCCGGGGGCTGCGCCAGCTGCCCAAGCTGCAGCTCCCGCCGCGCCTCATCCAGTACCTGTCCTACGACTGA